From the genome of Miscanthus floridulus cultivar M001 chromosome 10, ASM1932011v1, whole genome shotgun sequence, one region includes:
- the LOC136485932 gene encoding uncharacterized protein, translated as MGAYAAGSCRDAFTTIYSTLVMSVVLAYAVLTFSLYIISKLEKCKDDKQQQKEDHESQSPEEKDEVASSEVLMLLATFVVTITYGGGLSPPGGFWSNGHRVSLPILQDHSSARYQAFFVCNTTAFVASLLIIMLLLDKRLKKELSVRSVALYGLIVVALFGLVGAYAAGSCREIDTTIYVVSLIGAVLAYIFLQVAITRAAQRCRQPSTREINGSPGTPNVPHGPPGSSRDRGQDDVGLPLKKKM; from the exons ATGGGGGCCTACGCCGCTGGAAGCTGCCGCGATGCTTTCACAACCATATACTCCACACTGGTAATGTCTGTTGTCTTGGCCTATGCCGTGCTTACTTTCTCGCTTTATATCATCTCCAAGCTAGAGAAATGTAAAGATGATAAGCAGCAGCAAAAGGAGGATCATGAGAGCCAGAGCCCGGAAGAAAAGGACGAGGTCGCAAGTAGCGAGGTCTTGATGCTACTTGCGACCTTTGTTGTTACCATCACATATGGGGGTGGGCTAAGCCCACCGGGTGGCTTCTGGAGCAACGGCCACCGTGTGAGCCTCCCAATTCTGCAGGACCACAGCTCCGCCCGCTACCAGGCGTTCTTTGTCTGCAACACAACTGCGTTTGTCGCCTCCCTTCTCATCATCATGCTGCTCCTCGACAAGAGGCTCAAGAAGGAATTGTCTGTACGGTCTGTTGCACTGTACGGGCTCATCGTCGTCGCGCTCTTTGGCCTCGTTGGGGCCTATGCTGCTGGGAGCTGCAGAGAGATTGATACTACTATCTATGTAGTCTCTCTGATCGGCGCAGTTCTTGCATACATCTTCCTCCAAGTGGCGATTACTAGAGCCGCTCAACGATGTCGTCAACCAAGCACAAGGGAAATCAATGGCTCGCCAGGAACACCCAATGTACCACATGGGCCACCTGGTAGCAGCAG GGATAGAGGACAAGATGATGTAGGACTTCCACTCAAAAAAAAGATGTAG